A genomic window from Lycium barbarum isolate Lr01 chromosome 4, ASM1917538v2, whole genome shotgun sequence includes:
- the LOC132635926 gene encoding IQ domain-containing protein IQM1-like, whose protein sequence is MGLSLSILLSAWNEILRHSYLIFPDTMGRAIVRSVSIERKNGELSLRTLSFKEKDAKNVKKSDYSEESVKHEKQKLKNFAPITSLVVDNEKMELPRISIPEPFVFCSPRPVTELDAAATKLQTVYKSYRTRRNLADCAVVVEELWWKALDSAALKQSSISFFDVNKHEAPVSRWSRARTRAAKVGKGLLKDEKAQKLALQHWLEAIDPRHRYGHNLHFYYDVWSNSKSIQPFFYWLDVGDGKELNLESCQRADLQRQCIKYLGPKEREAYEVVVEDGNLVYKQSGMLLHTTEGSKWIFVLSTSRVLYVGMKKKGVFQHSSFLSGGATTAAGRLVVQDGILEAIWPYSGHYLPTEDNFKEFINFLEEHHVDLANVKKCAIDDDRPSSKVLHEVSNKDMEETLSQNCDADIAKDDDPVIDVSKTTAHEINSTPTSKDQREETPVFDSSKRLSCKWTSGVGARIGCVRDYPMDLQSQALETVNLSPRVNLSQPKNYYPIPSPRPSPKMRVSPRLAYMGIPSPRVSVNTTL, encoded by the exons ATGGGACTCTCTCTTTCAATACTCTTATCGGCATGGAATGAAATTCTAAGGCATAGTTATCTTATATTTCCGGACACCATGGGAAGAGCTATTGTCAGATCAGTTAGCATTGAGAGGAAAAATGGAGAATTATCTTTGAGGACACTCAGTTTCAAAGAAAAAGATGCTAAGAATGTTAAGAAGTCCGATTACTCTGAAGAAAGTGTAAAACATGAGAAACAAAAGCTTAAAAATTTTGCTCCAATAACTAGTCTGGTTGTTGACAATGAAAAAATGGAATTACCTAGAATCTCCATACCGGAGCCTTTTGTGTTCTGTTCTCCTAGACCTGTTACCGAACTTGATGCTGCTGCAACTAAGCTCCAGACAGTGTACAAGAGTTATAGGACAAGAAGGAACCTTGCAGATTGTGCTGTTGTTGTTGAAGAGCTCTG GTGGAAGGCCTTGGATTCTGCAGCTTTAAAGCAGAGTTCTATATCATTTTTTGATGTCAATAAACATGAAGCCCCCGTGTCAAGGTGGTCACGTGCCAGAACAAGGGCTGCTAAG GTAGGCAAAGGTTTGTTGAAGGATGAAAAGGCTCAAAAACTAGCTCTACAACATTGGCTAGAAGCG ATTGACCCACGTCATCGTTATGGACACAACTTACACTTCTACTATGATGTATGGTCCAACAGCAAAAGCATCCAACCTTTCTTCTATTG GTTGGATGTGGGTGATGGCAAAGAACTAAATCTTGAGAGTTGCCAGAGAGCTGATTTACAACGTCAATGCATCAAGTATTTAGGACCC AAAGAAAGGGAAGCCTATGAAGTAGTTGTGGAGGATGGCAATTTGGTATATAAGCAAAGCGGAATGCTCCTGCATACGACAGAAGGATCGAAGTGGATTTTCGTTCTTAGTACTTCAAGAGTTCTTTATGTTGGAATGAAAAAGAAGGGTGTTTTCCAACACTCTAGTTTTCTATCTGGTGGTGCTACTACAGCAGCTGGTAGATTGGTTGTTCAGGATGGGATTCTTGAG GCAATTTGGCCATACAGCGGTCACTATCTTCCTACCGAAGATAATTTCAAGGAATTCATCAATTTCCTTGAGGAACACCATGTAGATTTGGCTAACGTTAAG AAATGTGCAATAGATGATGATAGACCTTCATCTAAAGTTCTCCATGAGGTGTCTAACAAAGATATGGAGGAAACTTTATCTCAAAATTGTGATGCAGACATAGCTAAGGACGATGACCCGGTCATTGATGTATCGAAAACAACTGCTCATGAAATAAATTCTACGCCTACTAGCAAAGACCAGAGAGAAGAAACACCAGTTTTTGACTCGTCCAAACGTTTATCTTGCAAGTGGACAAGTGGAGTTGGTGCCCGTATTGGCTGTGTGAGAGACTATCCAATGGATCTTCAATCTCAGGCTCTTGAAACAGTAAATCTATCTCCAAGGGTTAACTTGTCTCAGCCCAAGAACTATTATCCAATCCCTTCACCACGGCCGAGCCCAAAAATGCGCGTATCGCCTAGGCTTGCATACATGGGAATTCCAAGTCCAAGAGTTTCTGTTAATACTACATTGTGA